A genomic window from Streptomyces mirabilis includes:
- the scy gene encoding polarized growth protein Scy, with protein MRGYERQEREPAADVDHLSRFEAEMERLKTEREKAVQHAEDLGYQVEVLRAKLHEARRSLATRPAYDSGGDLGYQAEQLLRNAQIQADQLRADAEREMSQARAQTQRILQEHAEQAARLQAELHQEAVARRQQLDQELAERRQTVESHVNENVAWAEQLRARSEQQARRLLEESRAEADQALSAARTEAERIAAEARQRLTNDAESARAEAEALLRRARTDAERLLNAASMQAQEATDHAEQLRSSTANESDNARRQATELSRAAEQRMTEAEAALREARTEADKVVAEAKEAAAKALASAESANEQRTRTAKEQVARLVSEATKEAETTKSDAEQAVADAKAKAEKIVAEAEETARSLTAEETASQLSKAARTAEDVLNKASEDAKATRKAAAEEAERIRTEAESEADRLRAEAHDIAEQLKGTAKDDTKEYRAKTVELQEEARRLRGEAEQLRSDANAEGERIRSEARREAVQQIEEAAKTAEELLAKAKADADELRNTATSDSERVRTEAIERATTLRRQAEETLERTRKEAERNREEAVELSETIKAEAERAAETLREETERAIAARRTEAAEELTRLHTEAEQRLASAEQALSDARADAERIRREAAEESDRLRSEAAERIRTLQAQAEAEAERLRNEAAADASTSRAEGENIAVRLRSEAAAEAERLKSEAQDTADRVRAEAQAAAERLATEGAETLAAAQEEAARRRREAEELLGSARQEADQERERAREQSEELLASARNRVDEAQAEAVRLVEEADRRATEMVSSAEQTAQQVRDAVAGLHEQAQEEITGLRSAAEHAADRTRTEAQEEADRVRADAYAERERASEDASRIRREAAEETDAAKSLAERTVSEAIAESERLRSEAAEHAERVRAEASDTIANAEQDASRSRAEAREDANRIRSDAATQVDTLITEARSEAERLTNETNAEAERVRAESVAKAERLVSDATGDAERLRAEAAETVGSAQQHAERIRSESERVKAEAAAEAERLTSEAREEADRTLDAARREANKRRSEAAEQVDTLISETASEADKLLAEAQQSAQKTTADAESQADTMVGAARNEAERLVSEATVEGNTLVERARTDADELLVGARRDATAIRERAEELRDRVTTEIEELHERARRESAEAMKTAGERCDALVRAAEDQLAEAEAKAKDLVSEANSEASKVRIAAVKKAEGLLKEAEQKKSSLIAEATEIKAEAIREARAAVEEGKRELEVLIRRREDINAEISRVQDVLEALESFEAPSAGKDGGVKAGAAVGATRSSGKSSEG; from the coding sequence GTGCGGGGCTACGAACGCCAGGAGCGAGAGCCGGCGGCTGACGTCGACCACCTCTCTCGGTTCGAGGCCGAGATGGAACGGCTGAAGACCGAGCGGGAGAAGGCCGTCCAGCACGCCGAGGACCTCGGCTATCAGGTCGAGGTGCTGCGCGCCAAGCTGCACGAGGCGCGCCGCAGTCTGGCGACCCGGCCTGCCTACGACAGCGGTGGCGACCTCGGCTATCAGGCCGAGCAATTGCTCCGTAATGCCCAGATCCAGGCCGATCAGCTGCGCGCCGACGCCGAGCGCGAGATGAGCCAGGCCCGGGCCCAGACGCAGCGCATCCTCCAGGAGCACGCCGAGCAGGCCGCCCGCTTGCAGGCGGAGCTGCACCAGGAGGCGGTCGCGCGCCGCCAGCAGCTCGATCAGGAGCTGGCCGAGCGCCGTCAGACCGTCGAGTCGCACGTCAACGAGAACGTGGCGTGGGCCGAGCAGCTGCGCGCCCGCAGCGAGCAGCAGGCCCGGCGGCTCCTGGAGGAGTCGCGCGCGGAGGCGGACCAGGCGCTGAGCGCCGCCCGCACGGAGGCCGAGCGGATCGCCGCCGAGGCCCGCCAGCGGCTGACGAACGACGCCGAGTCGGCCCGCGCCGAGGCCGAGGCGCTGCTGCGCCGGGCCCGCACGGACGCCGAGCGGCTGCTGAACGCCGCGTCGATGCAGGCCCAGGAGGCCACCGACCACGCCGAGCAGCTGCGCAGCTCCACGGCGAACGAGTCGGACAACGCCCGCCGCCAGGCCACCGAGCTGAGCCGGGCCGCCGAGCAGCGCATGACGGAGGCCGAGGCGGCGCTGCGCGAGGCGCGGACCGAGGCGGACAAGGTCGTCGCCGAGGCGAAGGAGGCCGCGGCCAAGGCCCTGGCGAGCGCCGAGTCGGCGAACGAGCAGCGCACGCGGACGGCGAAGGAACAGGTCGCCCGGCTGGTCAGCGAGGCCACCAAGGAGGCCGAGACCACCAAGTCCGACGCCGAGCAGGCCGTCGCGGACGCCAAGGCCAAGGCCGAGAAGATCGTCGCGGAGGCCGAGGAGACCGCGCGCAGCCTCACCGCCGAGGAGACCGCCTCCCAGCTCTCCAAGGCGGCCCGTACCGCCGAGGACGTCCTGAACAAGGCGTCCGAGGACGCCAAGGCGACCAGGAAGGCGGCGGCCGAGGAGGCCGAGCGGATCCGCACCGAGGCGGAGTCCGAGGCGGACCGGCTGCGTGCCGAGGCGCACGACATCGCCGAGCAGCTCAAGGGCACGGCGAAGGACGACACCAAGGAGTACCGCGCCAAGACGGTCGAGCTGCAGGAGGAGGCGCGCCGGCTGCGCGGCGAGGCCGAGCAGCTGCGCTCCGACGCCAATGCCGAGGGCGAGCGGATCCGCTCCGAGGCCCGGCGCGAGGCCGTCCAGCAGATCGAGGAGGCGGCCAAGACCGCCGAAGAGCTGCTCGCGAAGGCCAAGGCGGACGCGGACGAGCTGCGGAACACGGCCACCAGCGACAGCGAGCGGGTACGCACCGAGGCCATCGAGCGCGCCACGACGCTGCGCCGTCAGGCCGAGGAGACCCTGGAGCGCACGCGCAAGGAGGCCGAACGCAACCGCGAGGAGGCCGTCGAGCTCTCCGAAACGATCAAGGCGGAGGCCGAGCGGGCCGCCGAGACGTTGCGCGAGGAGACCGAGCGCGCCATAGCGGCCCGTCGGACGGAGGCCGCCGAGGAGCTGACCCGGCTGCACACCGAGGCGGAGCAGCGGCTCGCCTCGGCCGAGCAGGCGCTGAGCGACGCACGGGCGGACGCCGAGCGGATCCGCCGCGAGGCCGCCGAGGAGAGCGACCGGCTGCGTTCGGAGGCCGCCGAGCGGATCCGTACGCTCCAGGCACAGGCCGAGGCGGAGGCGGAGCGGCTGCGCAACGAGGCCGCCGCGGACGCCTCCACGTCGCGCGCCGAGGGCGAGAACATCGCCGTACGACTGCGCTCGGAGGCCGCGGCGGAGGCCGAGCGGCTGAAGTCGGAGGCCCAGGACACCGCCGACCGGGTACGGGCGGAGGCCCAGGCCGCGGCCGAGCGGCTGGCCACCGAGGGCGCGGAGACGCTGGCCGCCGCCCAGGAGGAGGCCGCCCGGCGCCGCCGCGAGGCCGAGGAACTCCTCGGTTCCGCGCGCCAGGAGGCGGACCAGGAGCGCGAGCGGGCCCGGGAGCAGAGCGAGGAGCTCCTCGCCTCCGCGCGCAACCGTGTCGACGAGGCCCAGGCCGAGGCCGTACGGCTGGTCGAGGAGGCCGACCGGCGCGCGACCGAGATGGTCTCCAGCGCCGAGCAGACCGCGCAGCAGGTGCGCGACGCCGTGGCGGGGCTGCACGAGCAGGCCCAGGAGGAGATCACCGGCCTGCGCAGCGCCGCCGAGCACGCGGCGGACCGGACCAGGACCGAGGCGCAGGAGGAGGCGGACCGGGTCCGCGCCGACGCGTACGCGGAGCGGGAGCGGGCCTCCGAGGACGCGAGCCGTATCCGGCGTGAGGCGGCCGAGGAGACGGACGCCGCCAAGTCGCTCGCGGAGCGTACGGTTTCGGAGGCGATCGCCGAGTCCGAGCGGCTGCGTTCGGAAGCCGCCGAGCACGCCGAGCGGGTGCGCGCCGAGGCCTCCGACACCATCGCGAACGCCGAGCAGGACGCTTCGCGCAGCCGTGCCGAGGCCCGGGAGGACGCGAACCGGATCCGTTCGGACGCGGCCACGCAGGTCGACACGCTCATCACCGAGGCGCGCTCCGAGGCGGAGCGGCTGACGAACGAGACGAACGCCGAGGCCGAGCGCGTGCGCGCGGAGTCCGTGGCCAAGGCCGAGCGGCTGGTCTCGGACGCGACCGGGGACGCGGAGCGGCTGCGCGCCGAGGCCGCCGAGACGGTCGGTTCCGCGCAGCAGCACGCCGAGCGGATCCGCAGCGAGTCCGAGCGCGTCAAGGCCGAGGCGGCGGCGGAGGCCGAGCGGCTCACGTCCGAGGCCCGTGAGGAGGCCGACCGGACGCTGGACGCGGCACGCCGGGAGGCCAACAAGCGGCGCTCCGAGGCGGCCGAGCAGGTCGACACCCTCATCTCGGAGACGGCGTCCGAGGCGGACAAGCTGCTCGCCGAGGCGCAGCAGAGCGCGCAGAAGACCACGGCGGACGCCGAGTCGCAGGCCGACACGATGGTGGGCGCGGCACGCAACGAGGCCGAGCGGCTGGTCTCCGAGGCGACCGTCGAGGGCAACACCCTGGTGGAGCGGGCCCGTACGGACGCGGACGAGCTGCTGGTCGGCGCGCGCCGGGACGCGACCGCCATAAGAGAGCGGGCGGAGGAGCTGCGCGACCGCGTCACCACCGAGATCGAGGAACTGCACGAGCGGGCCAGGCGTGAGTCGGCCGAGGCGATGAAGACGGCCGGCGAGCGCTGCGACGCGCTGGTGCGGGCCGCCGAGGACCAGCTCGCCGAGGCCGAGGCGAAGGCGAAGGACCTGGTCTCGGAGGCCAACTCCGAGGCGAGCAAGGTCCGTATCGCCGCGGTCAAGAAGGCCGAGGGGCTCCTCAAGGAGGCCGAGCAGAAGAAGAGCTCGCTCATCGCGGAGGCGACGGAGATCAAGGCCGAGGCCATCCGCGAGGCGCGGGCCGCGGTCGAGGAGGGCAAGCGCGAGCTGGAGGTGCTGATCCGCCGGCGCGAGGACATCAACGCCGAGATCTCCCGTGTCCAGGATGTCCTGGAGGCGTTGGAGTCCTTTGAGGCCCCGTCCGCAGGCAAGGACGGTGGGGTCAAAGCGGGCGCTGCCGTCGGCGCAACTCGTTCGAGTGGCAAGTCGTCAGAAGGCTAG
- the mce gene encoding methylmalonyl-CoA epimerase: MLTRIDHIGIACFDLDATVEFYRATYGFEVFHSEVNEEQGVREAMLKINETSDGGASYLQLLEPTREDSAVGKWLAKNGEGVHHIAFGTADVDADAADIREKGVRVLYDEPRRGSMGSRITFLHPKDCHGVLTELVTSAAVESPEH, encoded by the coding sequence ATGCTGACGCGAATCGACCACATCGGTATCGCCTGCTTCGACCTCGACGCGACTGTCGAGTTCTACCGGGCGACGTACGGCTTCGAGGTCTTCCACTCCGAGGTCAACGAGGAGCAGGGCGTCCGCGAGGCCATGCTCAAGATCAATGAGACGTCCGACGGCGGCGCCTCCTACCTCCAGCTCCTGGAGCCGACCCGCGAGGACTCGGCCGTCGGGAAGTGGCTGGCGAAGAACGGCGAAGGTGTCCATCACATCGCGTTCGGCACGGCGGACGTAGACGCCGATGCCGCCGATATCAGGGAGAAAGGCGTACGAGTCCTCTACGACGAGCCCCGACGCGGCTCCATGGGGTCACGAATCACGTTCCTTCACCCAAAGGATTGCCATGGTGTCCTGACAGAACTGGTCACTTCGGCGGCTGTTGAGTCACCTGAGCACTGA
- a CDS encoding acetyl-CoA C-acetyltransferase has product MSGTNSSTSVIVAGARTPMGRLLGSLKSFSGADLGGFAIKAALDRAGIGGDQVQYVIMGQVLQAGAGQIPARQAAVKAGIPMSVPALTINKVCLSGLDAIALADQLIRAGEFDIVVAGGQESMTNAPHLLPKSREGFKYGAIEMLDAMAYDGLTDAFENIAMGESTEKHNTRLGIARPEQDEIAALSHQRAATAQKNGIFEAEITPVEIPQRKGEPVVFSKDEGIRAETTAESLAKLRPAFTRDGTITAGTSSQISDGAAAVVVMSKTKAQELGLQWIAEIGAHGNVAGPDNSLQSQPSNAILHALKKEGLDVSDLDLIEINEAFAAVAVQSMKDLGVSTEKVNVNGGAIALGHPIGMSGARLVLHLALELKRRGGGVGAAALCGGGGQGDALIVRVPKA; this is encoded by the coding sequence ATGTCTGGAACGAACAGCAGTACCTCGGTGATCGTCGCGGGCGCCCGAACGCCCATGGGACGGTTGCTTGGCTCGCTGAAGTCCTTCTCCGGGGCCGACCTCGGAGGCTTCGCGATCAAGGCCGCCCTCGACCGTGCGGGGATCGGTGGCGACCAGGTGCAGTACGTGATCATGGGTCAGGTGCTGCAGGCCGGGGCGGGCCAGATCCCGGCGCGCCAGGCCGCGGTCAAGGCGGGCATCCCGATGAGCGTCCCGGCGCTCACGATCAACAAGGTGTGTCTGTCCGGTCTCGACGCCATCGCGCTCGCGGACCAGCTGATCCGCGCGGGTGAATTCGACATCGTGGTCGCGGGCGGCCAGGAGTCCATGACGAACGCGCCCCACCTGCTCCCCAAGTCCCGCGAGGGCTTCAAGTACGGCGCGATCGAGATGCTCGACGCGATGGCGTACGACGGCCTCACCGACGCCTTCGAGAACATCGCCATGGGCGAGTCGACGGAGAAGCACAACACACGCCTGGGCATCGCCCGCCCGGAGCAGGACGAGATCGCGGCCCTCTCCCACCAGCGCGCGGCCACCGCCCAGAAGAACGGCATCTTCGAGGCGGAGATCACGCCCGTGGAGATTCCGCAGCGCAAGGGCGAGCCCGTCGTCTTCAGCAAGGACGAGGGCATCCGCGCCGAGACCACGGCGGAGTCGCTGGCCAAGCTGCGCCCCGCCTTCACCCGGGACGGCACGATCACGGCGGGCACCTCCTCGCAGATCTCCGACGGCGCCGCGGCCGTGGTCGTGATGAGCAAGACCAAGGCGCAGGAGCTCGGCCTCCAGTGGATCGCCGAGATCGGCGCGCACGGGAACGTCGCGGGTCCGGACAACTCCCTCCAGTCCCAGCCGTCGAACGCGATCCTGCACGCCCTGAAGAAGGAGGGCCTCGATGTCTCCGATCTCGACCTGATCGAGATCAACGAGGCGTTCGCCGCGGTCGCCGTGCAGTCAATGAAGGACCTCGGCGTATCCACGGAAAAGGTGAACGTCAACGGTGGTGCCATCGCCCTCGGTCACCCGATCGGGATGTCCGGCGCCCGCCTCGTGCTGCACCTCGCCCTGGAGCTCAAGCGGCGCGGCGGCGGGGTCGGCGCGGCGGCGCTGTGCGGTGGGGGCGGGCAGGGTGACGCGCTGATCGTGCGGGTACCCAAGGCCTGA
- the meaB gene encoding methylmalonyl Co-A mutase-associated GTPase MeaB produces the protein MQDVSSLVAQAREGRPRAVARLISLVEGASPQLREVMAALAPLTGNAYVVGLTGSPGVGKSTSTSALVTAYRRQGKRVGVLAVDPSSPFSGGALLGDRVRMSEHASDPGVYIRSMATRGHLGGLAWSAPQAIRVLDAAGCDVILVETVGVGQSEVEIASQADTSVVLLAPGMGDGIQAAKAGILEIGDVYVVNKADRDGADATARELNHMLGLGESRGPGDWRPPIVKTVAARGEGIDEVVEALEKHHAWMEEHGVLAERRLARASQEVETIAVTALRQRIGDLHGDRRLSALAERIVAGELDPYRAADSLVEGLTES, from the coding sequence ATGCAGGACGTCTCCTCGCTGGTGGCCCAGGCCAGGGAAGGCAGGCCGCGGGCCGTGGCCCGGCTGATCTCCCTGGTGGAGGGGGCGTCCCCGCAGTTGCGCGAGGTCATGGCGGCGCTGGCCCCGCTGACCGGCAACGCGTACGTCGTCGGGCTCACCGGCTCTCCGGGCGTGGGCAAGTCGACCTCGACCTCGGCGCTGGTGACGGCGTACCGGCGGCAGGGCAAGCGGGTCGGAGTCCTGGCCGTCGACCCGTCCTCGCCGTTCTCCGGAGGCGCCCTGCTCGGCGACCGTGTGCGCATGTCCGAGCACGCCTCCGACCCCGGCGTCTACATCCGCTCGATGGCCACGCGAGGCCATCTGGGCGGTCTGGCCTGGTCGGCCCCCCAGGCCATCCGCGTCCTGGACGCGGCGGGCTGTGACGTGATCCTGGTGGAGACGGTCGGTGTGGGCCAGTCGGAGGTGGAGATCGCCTCCCAGGCGGACACCTCGGTGGTCCTGCTCGCCCCCGGCATGGGCGACGGCATCCAGGCGGCGAAGGCCGGAATCCTGGAGATCGGCGACGTGTACGTGGTGAACAAGGCCGACCGGGACGGTGCCGACGCGACCGCGCGTGAGCTGAACCACATGCTCGGGCTCGGCGAGTCCCGAGGTCCCGGGGACTGGCGGCCGCCGATCGTCAAGACGGTGGCGGCGCGGGGTGAGGGCATCGACGAGGTCGTCGAGGCCCTGGAGAAGCACCACGCCTGGATGGAGGAGCATGGTGTCCTCGCCGAGCGCCGCCTCGCCCGGGCGTCCCAGGAGGTCGAGACGATCGCCGTCACGGCGCTGCGTCAACGGATCGGTGACCTTCATGGTGACCGCCGCCTGAGTGCGCTCGCGGAGCGGATCGTGGCGGGGGAGCTGGATCCCTACCGGGCGGCGGACTCGTTGGTGGAGGGCCTGACGGAGAGCTGA
- a CDS encoding MFS transporter yields MSAPAPRPSYAAFFRIPHTRHTFTAALIGRLSYGMVSLAVMLSVTEATGSYAAAGTVMALFGATSVLLSPVRAALIDRHGPRRALIPMASLYATLLAALATAAWRPGTPAPALGALAVTAGACTPPLGPTVRALWGEVIEDNRVLQRAYSLDGIAEEILFVSGPLLVGAVVQFAPPAAALALCALLVWAGTLALVLSPAVAGVRPAVTKPVARAGRRFRDGRALLQPVVVAAGVGLSVGAVDLLVMAYATRHHHGNDVVAWVLAALSLGSALGGLLNGAVDWRTPARARLPLLAGGLGLALSAAGLAPGLGALTVAVACAGFFVAPALTTSYLIADEAAPSGRRTQAGAWVNTAVNAGSASGTAGVGLLVGRLPLGLCFAIAGAVAVAVGVLSAQGARAARASHGASRDTPELTRAP; encoded by the coding sequence ATGTCTGCGCCCGCGCCGCGGCCCTCGTACGCCGCGTTCTTCCGCATCCCCCACACCCGCCACACCTTCACCGCCGCCCTCATCGGCAGACTCTCCTACGGCATGGTCTCGCTGGCCGTGATGCTCAGCGTGACCGAGGCCACCGGCTCGTACGCCGCCGCCGGCACGGTCATGGCACTGTTCGGCGCGACCAGCGTGCTCCTGTCACCCGTCAGGGCGGCCCTGATCGACCGCCACGGCCCCCGCCGCGCCCTCATCCCGATGGCCTCGCTCTACGCCACCCTGCTCGCGGCCCTCGCGACAGCGGCCTGGCGGCCCGGAACACCGGCACCCGCCCTCGGCGCCCTCGCCGTCACCGCGGGCGCCTGCACGCCACCCCTCGGCCCCACGGTGCGCGCCCTGTGGGGCGAGGTCATCGAGGACAACCGGGTCCTGCAGCGGGCGTACAGCCTGGACGGGATCGCCGAGGAGATCCTCTTCGTCTCGGGTCCGCTGCTGGTGGGCGCGGTCGTCCAGTTCGCACCCCCGGCCGCCGCGCTCGCGCTCTGCGCCCTGCTGGTGTGGGCCGGAACCCTCGCCCTCGTCCTGTCGCCGGCCGTGGCGGGCGTACGTCCGGCCGTGACGAAGCCCGTCGCACGCGCGGGGCGCCGTTTCCGCGACGGACGCGCGCTCCTGCAGCCCGTCGTCGTCGCGGCGGGCGTCGGCCTGTCGGTGGGAGCCGTCGACCTTCTGGTGATGGCCTACGCCACACGACACCATCACGGGAACGACGTGGTGGCCTGGGTACTCGCCGCACTGTCGCTGGGCAGCGCCCTGGGCGGCCTCCTGAACGGCGCCGTCGACTGGCGTACGCCCGCACGGGCGCGGCTGCCGCTGCTGGCGGGCGGCCTGGGCCTCGCCCTGTCGGCCGCGGGTCTCGCTCCCGGCCTCGGCGCCCTGACCGTCGCCGTGGCCTGCGCCGGTTTCTTCGTCGCCCCGGCCCTCACGACGTCGTATCTGATCGCCGACGAGGCGGCCCCGTCGGGCCGCCGTACCCAGGCCGGAGCCTGGGTCAACACCGCGGTGAACGCCGGAAGCGCGAGTGGCACCGCGGGAGTAGGCCTTCTGGTGGGCCGCCTACCTCTGGGCCTGTGCTTCGCGATCGCGGGGGCCGTGGCGGTGGCGGTGGGCGTGCTCTCGGCGCAGGGTGCTCGTGCGGCGAGGGCGTCGCACGGAGCCTCCAGGGACACGCCCGAGCTGACCCGCGCCCCTTAG
- a CDS encoding MarR family winged helix-turn-helix transcriptional regulator, producing METETATRWLTDAEQCAWRTHLEVNRLLTYQLERDLQPFGLTMNDYEILVNLSESEGFRLRMSDLAAATLQSKSRLSHQITRMENADLVRRENCESDRRGLFAVLTDHGMETMKKVAPHHVASVRRHFMDLLSPEALEELHKSLRPIAEHLRGQRGKP from the coding sequence ATGGAGACCGAGACGGCCACGCGCTGGCTGACCGATGCGGAGCAGTGCGCCTGGCGCACCCACCTGGAGGTCAACAGGCTGTTGACGTACCAGCTCGAAAGGGATCTGCAGCCGTTCGGGCTGACGATGAACGACTACGAGATCCTGGTGAACCTCTCCGAGTCGGAGGGCTTCCGGCTGCGGATGAGCGACCTCGCGGCCGCCACCCTTCAGTCCAAGAGCCGGCTCTCGCACCAGATCACCCGCATGGAGAACGCGGACCTGGTCCGGCGCGAGAACTGCGAGTCCGACCGCCGGGGACTGTTCGCCGTCCTCACCGATCACGGCATGGAGACGATGAAGAAGGTCGCCCCGCACCACGTGGCGTCCGTGCGCAGGCACTTCATGGATCTGCTGTCCCCGGAGGCCCTGGAGGAGCTGCACAAGTCGTTGCGGCCGATCGCGGAGCATTTGCGGGGGCAGCGAGGCAAGCCGTAA
- a CDS encoding AIM24 family protein: MSAYGTPGGPVIYDPMTLPVDDNVNKYTFCVELKGSQWFLQKGKMIAYYGSMDFNGIGHGRLDRLVRTSFHSPLHASDWVVAEGSGKMLLADRAFDVNSYDLDEGNLTIRSGNLLAFQPSLALKQSIVPGFLTLIGTGKFVAASNGPVVFMEPPIRVDPQALVGWADCPSPCHHYDHGYMTGLMGGLRALTGLGGASGEEHQFEFVGAGTVLLQSTEVLMAEQATGAVPHEPGVPGGGGVPGHQGQHGQQAGTPRLPGQLGDLQRRFGL, translated from the coding sequence GTGAGCGCGTACGGGACCCCGGGCGGCCCGGTGATCTACGACCCGATGACCCTGCCGGTCGACGACAACGTGAACAAGTACACCTTCTGCGTGGAGCTCAAGGGGAGCCAGTGGTTCCTGCAGAAGGGCAAGATGATCGCCTACTACGGGTCGATGGATTTCAACGGCATCGGGCACGGCCGACTGGACCGTCTCGTGCGCACATCTTTCCATTCGCCTCTGCACGCGAGCGACTGGGTGGTGGCGGAGGGCTCGGGCAAGATGCTCCTCGCCGACCGGGCCTTCGACGTGAATTCGTATGACTTGGACGAGGGCAACCTGACCATTCGCTCTGGCAACCTGCTCGCTTTTCAGCCAAGTCTCGCGCTCAAGCAATCGATCGTGCCGGGCTTTTTGACGCTGATCGGAACCGGCAAGTTCGTGGCGGCCTCTAACGGCCCGGTGGTGTTCATGGAGCCTCCCATCCGGGTGGATCCGCAAGCGCTTGTCGGCTGGGCCGACTGCCCGTCCCCGTGCCATCACTACGACCACGGGTACATGACAGGCCTCATGGGCGGTCTACGTGCACTGACAGGCCTCGGCGGGGCCTCTGGAGAGGAGCACCAGTTCGAGTTCGTAGGGGCCGGCACGGTCCTGCTGCAGTCCACGGAGGTCCTCATGGCCGAGCAGGCCACGGGGGCCGTTCCGCATGAGCCGGGCGTGCCCGGCGGTGGCGGGGTACCCGGTCACCAGGGGCAGCACGGTCAGCAAGCCGGCACACCGCGTCTTCCCGGACAGCTCGGGGACCTCCAGCGTCGCTTCGGTCTGTGA
- a CDS encoding AIM24 family protein yields the protein MPFREVNSKMIEATVLPGQRLFSQRGAMLAYKGEVSFTPNVQGGQGGIMSMIGRRVANEATPLMTVEGSGTVFFGHGGHHIQVINLSGDTLYVEADRLLAFDGTLQQGTMFLGSQGGVMGMVRGQVTGQGLFTTTLKGHGAVAVMAHGGVIEVPISPQRPVHVDPQAYVAHHGDVRNKLSTALGWRDMVGRGSGEAFQLELSGSGAVYVQASEEKL from the coding sequence ATGCCGTTCCGCGAAGTGAACTCCAAGATGATCGAGGCGACGGTCCTGCCCGGCCAGCGCCTGTTCAGTCAGCGCGGCGCGATGCTCGCCTACAAGGGTGAGGTCTCCTTCACACCCAACGTCCAGGGCGGCCAGGGCGGGATCATGTCGATGATCGGCCGCCGGGTCGCCAATGAGGCCACCCCGCTGATGACCGTCGAGGGCAGCGGCACGGTCTTCTTCGGGCACGGCGGCCATCACATCCAGGTGATCAACCTCTCGGGCGACACCCTGTACGTCGAGGCGGACCGGCTGCTGGCCTTCGACGGCACCCTCCAGCAGGGCACGATGTTCCTCGGCTCGCAGGGCGGGGTCATGGGCATGGTCCGCGGCCAGGTGACGGGCCAGGGGCTCTTCACGACCACACTCAAGGGGCACGGCGCGGTGGCCGTGATGGCCCACGGGGGCGTGATCGAAGTTCCCATCTCCCCCCAGCGCCCCGTCCATGTCGACCCCCAGGCGTACGTGGCGCACCACGGTGACGTACGCAACAAGCTGTCCACGGCGCTCGGCTGGCGCGACATGGTGGGCCGCGGCTCGGGCGAGGCGTTCCAGCTGGAGCTGAGCGGCAGTGGTGCGGTGTACGTCCAGGCCTCGGAGGAGAAGCTGTGA
- a CDS encoding AIM24 family protein: MFRLQGSKVLAVDMTGDAVKAKNGSMVAYDGQMAFKKLSGGGEGIRGMVTRRITGEQMTVMEVKGQGTCWFADRASEINLVNLQGDKLYVESSNLLATDAGLRTGTSFTGLRGASQGNGLFTTTVEGHGQAAITSDGPAVVLRVSSQYPLTVDPGAYIAHQGNVRQSFQAGVTFRTFLGEGGGEAFQIRFEGDGLVYVQPSERNTIAGDL, translated from the coding sequence ATGTTCCGACTTCAAGGCAGCAAGGTGCTGGCCGTCGACATGACCGGGGACGCCGTGAAGGCGAAGAACGGCTCGATGGTCGCGTACGACGGTCAGATGGCGTTCAAGAAGCTGAGCGGCGGTGGGGAGGGGATCCGCGGGATGGTGACCCGACGCATCACCGGCGAGCAGATGACGGTGATGGAGGTGAAGGGGCAAGGGACCTGCTGGTTCGCGGACCGGGCCTCCGAGATCAACCTGGTGAACCTCCAGGGGGACAAGCTGTACGTCGAGTCGAGCAACCTGCTCGCGACCGACGCGGGCCTGCGGACGGGCACGTCCTTCACGGGCCTCAGAGGCGCCTCCCAGGGCAACGGGTTGTTCACGACCACCGTCGAGGGCCACGGCCAGGCGGCGATCACGTCCGACGGCCCGGCGGTGGTGCTGCGCGTCAGCTCCCAGTACCCGCTGACGGTCGACCCGGGGGCGTACATCGCGCACCAGGGCAATGTCCGGCAGTCCTTCCAGGCCGGCGTGACCTTCCGCACGTTCCTGGGCGAGGGCGGCGGCGAGGCCTTCCAGATCCGCTTCGAGGGCGACGGACTGGTCTACGTTCAGCCCAGTGAGCGCAACACGATCGCGGGGGACCTGTGA
- a CDS encoding DUF3817 domain-containing protein: MDIKTATALRRLRLVSAPEAVSFLLLLLCSVLKRTTDFNGVPVMGSIHGILFVLYVIFWADAWSRTKWSKKTAALYFILSVLPTGGFFAERKLRRESEDAVIASRARREGVVKSS, from the coding sequence GTGGACATAAAGACCGCCACCGCCCTCCGCCGCCTCCGCCTGGTCTCGGCCCCCGAGGCCGTCTCCTTCCTGCTGCTGCTCCTCTGCTCGGTGCTGAAGCGGACCACGGACTTCAACGGGGTGCCCGTCATGGGCTCCATCCACGGGATCCTCTTCGTCCTGTACGTGATCTTCTGGGCGGACGCCTGGAGCCGCACCAAGTGGAGCAAGAAGACGGCGGCCCTCTACTTCATCCTGTCCGTGCTGCCCACCGGCGGTTTCTTCGCCGAGCGCAAGCTGCGGCGCGAGAGCGAGGACGCGGTCATCGCGTCCCGTGCCCGCCGCGAGGGAGTCGTGAAGTCCTCATGA